In Rhodobacter xanthinilyticus, a single window of DNA contains:
- a CDS encoding TRAP transporter large permease, translated as MSGEVIGLIMAGLLLLGLFMGHPLAFVLGGTAVLGALIAGKPMVLGIVINRIFGEVLDNYILIAIPLFVLMARFLSDSGVTDRMFETLRLLMGRVTGGLGLAVVFISILLAATTGIIGASITVMGVMALKPMLQYGYSKRLTTGLIAASGCLGILIPPSIMLILMSSNSSLSVGELFAGAMVPGVVLGLLYAGYVALVALFRPDLAPPVSMEERVPVSQLLPMLLLEALPPLVLIFGILGTMLAGIATATEASAIGAFLALLIVIFRGKFEWATFASALWETGRTSAMILFIVVGATAFTGVFNITGGLHAAQNMMRGLDMEPWMLITMMMIVIFVMGMFLDWTGIVLLSFPIFLPVVREMGVSELWFVVLTAVVLQTSFLTPPFGYALFYMRALAPRSIKTSDIILGVMPFIGLIVAMSLALALFPQLITWLPDTLYNTK; from the coding sequence ATGTCGGGTGAAGTCATTGGCCTGATCATGGCCGGGCTGTTGTTGCTCGGTCTCTTCATGGGGCATCCGCTGGCCTTCGTGCTGGGCGGCACGGCGGTGCTCGGCGCGCTGATCGCGGGCAAGCCGATGGTGCTCGGCATCGTTATCAACCGGATCTTCGGCGAGGTGCTCGACAATTACATCCTGATCGCGATTCCGCTCTTCGTGCTGATGGCGCGGTTCCTGTCCGACAGCGGCGTGACCGACCGGATGTTCGAGACGCTGCGGCTGTTGATGGGGCGGGTGACCGGCGGGCTTGGGCTCGCGGTGGTGTTCATCTCGATCCTGCTGGCCGCGACCACCGGCATCATCGGCGCCTCGATCACGGTGATGGGGGTGATGGCGCTCAAGCCGATGCTGCAATACGGCTATTCGAAGCGGCTCACGACCGGGCTGATCGCGGCCTCGGGGTGCCTTGGCATCCTGATCCCGCCCTCGATCATGCTGATCCTGATGTCGTCGAACTCGTCGCTTTCGGTGGGCGAGCTCTTTGCCGGGGCGATGGTGCCGGGCGTGGTGCTGGGGCTGCTGTATGCGGGCTATGTGGCGCTCGTGGCGCTTTTCCGGCCCGATCTGGCGCCGCCGGTCTCGATGGAGGAGCGCGTGCCGGTCTCGCAGCTCTTGCCGATGCTGCTGCTTGAGGCGCTGCCGCCGCTGGTGCTGATCTTCGGGATCCTCGGCACCATGCTCGCGGGGATCGCCACCGCCACCGAAGCCTCGGCGATCGGTGCGTTCCTGGCGCTTTTGATCGTGATCTTCCGCGGCAAGTTCGAATGGGCGACCTTCGCCTCGGCGCTGTGGGAAACCGGGCGGACCTCGGCGATGATCCTGTTCATCGTGGTCGGCGCGACCGCCTTCACCGGCGTGTTCAACATCACCGGCGGGCTGCATGCGGCGCAAAACATGATGCGCGGGCTCGACATGGAGCCGTGGATGCTGATCACGATGATGATGATTGTGATCTTCGTGATGGGGATGTTCCTCGACTGGACGGGGATCGTGCTGCTGTCCTTCCCGATCTTCCTGCCGGTGGTGCGGGAGATGGGGGTGAGCGAGCTGTGGTTCGTGGTGCTGACCGCGGTCGTGCTGCAGACCTCGTTCCTGACGCCGCCGTTCGGCTATGCGCTGTTCTACATGCGCGCGCTGGCGCCGCGCAGCATCAAGACCTCGGACATCATTCTCGGGGTGATGCCGTTCATCGGGCTGATCGTGGCGATGTCGCTCGCGCTCGCGCTCTTCCCGCAGCTGATCACCTGGCTGCCGGACACGCTTTACAACACCAAATGA
- a CDS encoding TRAP transporter small permease subunit — protein MVLIRLFDGLNEIVGRVVAFVAVIFALMIIYDVVLRYGFNAPTLWAFDLTKQLYGFYFILLGGYALRHQAHVRVDLVTETLRPEPRRVVEILGYLIFFFPFAWVFATRSWEFAMRSLAQNETTYGAIQLPVYPVKIAMAVAAGLLLVQGVSEVLKLVLNKQEPPHVG, from the coding sequence ATGGTGCTGATCCGTCTCTTCGACGGGTTGAACGAGATTGTGGGCCGCGTCGTGGCCTTCGTTGCGGTCATCTTCGCGCTCATGATCATCTACGATGTGGTCCTGCGCTATGGCTTCAACGCGCCGACACTCTGGGCGTTCGATCTGACGAAACAACTCTACGGTTTTTACTTCATCCTGCTCGGCGGCTATGCGCTGCGCCATCAGGCGCATGTGCGCGTCGATCTGGTGACCGAAACGCTGCGGCCGGAGCCGCGCCGGGTGGTCGAGATCCTCGGCTATCTGATCTTCTTCTTCCCGTTCGCCTGGGTCTTCGCGACCCGCAGCTGGGAGTTCGCGATGCGCTCGCTGGCGCAAAATGAAACCACTTATGGCGCGATTCAGCTGCCGGTCTATCCGGTCAAGATCGCGATGGCGGTCGCGGCGGGGCTGTTGCTGGTGCAGGGCGTCTCCGAGGTGCTCAAACTGGTGTTGAACAAGCAGGAGCCGCCGCATGTCGGGTGA
- a CDS encoding LysR family transcriptional regulator codes for MQTTFDWNDLKFFLALARLKRMTVAGRALGIDQTTVARRIRALEKAVGAQLFIRDEAGYALTQAGERLLPIAMEVERSSTRVHEQIVGEAGRLAGMVRIGAPDGLGTYVVTPLLARFQRDNPDVDVALVVRSRQFQMSHQEVHLSLDLALPTSGRLLARRMTDYHLHFFAAPDYLRRYGRPERLRDLRHHRLVGYIPEMLFSDELRYLEELGITTPVGFASTSMIAQREAVREGAGLAILPRFMALDDPDLEPVLVEDCVLTRTVWILSHQSTEDLARVRVVSEYLQQVARKERHRFLIS; via the coding sequence ATGCAGACAACTTTTGACTGGAACGATCTGAAATTTTTCCTAGCGCTGGCGCGGCTGAAGCGGATGACGGTGGCCGGGCGGGCGCTCGGCATCGACCAGACGACTGTGGCGCGCCGGATCCGGGCGCTCGAGAAAGCGGTGGGCGCGCAATTGTTCATCCGCGACGAGGCGGGCTATGCGCTCACCCAGGCGGGCGAGCGGCTGTTGCCGATCGCGATGGAGGTGGAGCGCTCGAGCACCCGGGTGCATGAGCAGATCGTGGGCGAGGCCGGGCGGCTGGCGGGCATGGTGCGGATCGGCGCACCCGATGGCTTGGGCACCTATGTCGTCACGCCGCTCCTGGCCCGGTTTCAGCGCGACAACCCCGATGTCGATGTCGCGCTCGTGGTGCGCTCGCGGCAGTTCCAGATGTCGCATCAGGAGGTGCATCTCTCGCTCGATCTGGCCTTGCCCACAAGCGGGCGGCTGCTGGCGCGGCGGATGACCGATTACCACCTGCATTTCTTCGCCGCGCCCGATTATCTGCGCCGCTATGGCCGCCCCGAGCGGCTGCGCGATCTGCGCCACCACCGGCTCGTCGGCTATATCCCGGAGATGCTGTTTTCCGACGAATTGCGCTATCTCGAGGAGCTCGGGATCACCACGCCGGTGGGCTTCGCCTCGACCTCGATGATCGCCCAGCGCGAGGCGGTGCGCGAGGGCGCGGGGCTCGCCATCCTGCCGCGCTTCATGGCGCTCGACGACCCCGATCTCGAGCCCGTTCTGGTCGAGGATTGTGTGCTCACCCGCACCGTCTGGATCCTCAGCCACCAGAGCACCGAAGACCTCGCGCGGGTGCGTGTCGTGTCGGAATATCTCCAACAGGTCGCCCGCAAGGAACGCCACCGCTTCCTGATCTCCTGA
- a CDS encoding AMP-binding protein has translation MLSRKESYAATMSAFHWDIPEHYNIGVDVCDRWAAADPARIALIEVGEDGYGPARETSFAELRAASNRFANVLRGLGLGGDGVSAGDRVAILLPQRRETAIAHIAAFKAGCVSLPLFTLFGPEALLHRLRDSGARVLVTDHASLPMIAEIRADLPDLETVFTVDGPAAGAQDFDAALAAAPEEFTPVASRANAPALLIYTSGTTGNPKGALHAHRVLLGHLPGVEMSHDFLPQPGDRIWTPADWAWIGGLLDVLLPALHHGVPVVACRFRKFSARAAADLIRRFGVRNAFLPPTALKLMKADPESAGWALDMRSVASGGEPLGAQLLDWGRQALGVTINEFYGQTECNMVVSSCGALEAPENGLMGWPVPGHRVDVIDETTAARLPDGVEGAIAILAPDPVMFLGYWQQPVATAEKFVIGPEGRWLVTGDRGLRRPDGRLMFKGRADDIISTGGYRVGPAEIEDCLIAHPAVAMAGVVGQPDPLRGEIVAAFLKLRAGAQDSPALREDIAAHVRTRLAAYEYPRAIYVVDELPVTTTGKIIRGALRKRLIEEISQ, from the coding sequence ATGCTGTCTCGCAAGGAGAGCTATGCCGCGACCATGTCGGCATTTCACTGGGATATTCCCGAACATTACAACATCGGCGTCGATGTCTGCGACCGCTGGGCCGCGGCCGACCCGGCGCGCATCGCGCTGATCGAGGTCGGCGAGGATGGCTATGGCCCGGCGCGCGAGACCAGCTTTGCCGAGCTGCGCGCGGCCTCGAACCGCTTTGCCAATGTGCTGCGCGGGCTCGGGCTGGGCGGCGACGGCGTCAGCGCGGGCGACCGCGTCGCGATCTTGCTGCCGCAGCGGCGCGAAACCGCGATCGCCCATATCGCGGCCTTCAAGGCGGGCTGCGTCTCGCTGCCGCTGTTCACGCTCTTTGGCCCCGAGGCGCTGCTGCACCGGCTGCGCGACAGCGGCGCGCGGGTGCTCGTGACCGATCACGCCAGCCTGCCGATGATCGCCGAGATCCGCGCCGATCTCCCCGATCTCGAGACGGTCTTCACCGTCGACGGGCCGGCCGCCGGCGCGCAGGATTTCGACGCCGCCCTCGCCGCCGCCCCGGAGGAGTTCACCCCGGTCGCGAGCCGCGCGAACGCGCCGGCGCTTCTGATCTACACCTCCGGCACCACCGGCAACCCGAAGGGCGCGCTCCATGCCCATCGGGTGCTGCTCGGCCACCTGCCCGGTGTCGAGATGAGCCATGATTTCCTGCCCCAGCCGGGCGACCGGATCTGGACCCCGGCGGATTGGGCCTGGATCGGCGGGCTGCTCGATGTGCTGCTGCCCGCGCTCCATCATGGCGTGCCGGTGGTGGCCTGCCGGTTTCGCAAATTCTCCGCCCGCGCGGCAGCCGATCTGATCCGCCGCTTCGGGGTGCGCAACGCCTTCTTGCCGCCGACCGCGCTGAAGCTGATGAAGGCCGACCCCGAGAGCGCGGGCTGGGCGCTCGACATGCGCTCGGTCGCGTCGGGGGGCGAGCCGCTCGGGGCGCAGCTGCTCGATTGGGGGCGGCAGGCGCTCGGCGTCACGATCAACGAGTTCTACGGCCAGACCGAATGCAACATGGTCGTGTCGAGCTGCGGCGCGCTCGAGGCGCCGGAGAACGGGCTGATGGGCTGGCCGGTGCCGGGCCACCGTGTCGATGTGATCGACGAGACCACCGCCGCGCGGCTGCCCGACGGGGTGGAGGGCGCGATCGCGATCCTCGCGCCGGACCCGGTGATGTTCCTTGGCTACTGGCAACAGCCGGTGGCCACGGCGGAGAAATTCGTGATCGGCCCGGAGGGGCGCTGGCTGGTGACGGGCGACCGCGGCCTGCGCCGGCCCGACGGGCGACTGATGTTCAAGGGCCGCGCCGATGACATCATCTCGACCGGCGGCTACCGGGTCGGCCCGGCCGAGATCGAGGATTGTCTGATCGCCCATCCGGCGGTGGCGATGGCGGGGGTGGTCGGCCAGCCCGACCCGCTGCGCGGCGAGATCGTCGCGGCCTTTCTCAAGCTGCGCGCCGGGGCGCAAGACAGCCCCGCCCTGCGCGAGGACATCGCCGCCCATGTCCGCACCCGCCTGGCCGCCTATGAATACCCCCGCGCGATCTATGTCGTCGATGAGCTGCCGGTGACCACCACCGGCAAGATCATCCGCGGCGCGCTGCGCAAACGCCTGATCGAGGAGATTTCCCAATGA
- a CDS encoding crotonase/enoyl-CoA hydratase family protein gives MTDSAVLFEAEGPVAVITLNRPARRNAIDGAAAAGLAAALARFEADPDLRVGVLCGAGPVFCAGMDLAAFGAGQGEAVLFGPGGFAGLTEARRSKPLIAAVQGAALAGGCELALACDLIVAEEESRFGLPEVIRGLVAGAGGALRLAALIPPARAREILLTGRMIDTAEAWDLGLIARRAALGTARAAALGLAQEIAANAPLAVRETLRLSRAAEAAQLAPLWPENARTLREIMASEDAREGARAFLERRAPVWQGR, from the coding sequence ATGACCGATTCTGCCGTTCTGTTCGAGGCCGAGGGGCCGGTGGCGGTGATCACGCTCAACCGCCCGGCGCGGCGCAATGCCATTGATGGCGCGGCGGCGGCGGGGCTTGCCGCGGCGTTGGCGCGGTTCGAGGCGGACCCGGATCTGCGGGTGGGCGTGCTGTGCGGCGCGGGGCCGGTGTTCTGCGCGGGGATGGATCTGGCGGCCTTCGGCGCCGGTCAGGGCGAGGCGGTGCTCTTCGGCCCGGGCGGCTTTGCCGGGCTGACCGAGGCGCGCCGGAGCAAGCCGCTGATCGCGGCGGTGCAGGGCGCGGCGCTCGCGGGGGGCTGCGAGCTCGCGCTCGCCTGCGATCTGATCGTGGCCGAGGAGGAGAGCCGCTTCGGCCTGCCCGAGGTGATCCGCGGTCTGGTCGCGGGGGCGGGCGGGGCGCTGCGGCTCGCCGCGCTGATCCCGCCGGCGCGGGCGCGCGAGATCTTGCTGACCGGGCGGATGATCGACACCGCCGAGGCCTGGGATCTGGGGCTGATCGCGCGGCGCGCAGCCCTTGGCACGGCGCGCGCCGCCGCGCTCGGGCTCGCGCAGGAAATCGCCGCCAACGCGCCTTTGGCGGTGCGCGAGACGCTGCGGCTCAGCCGCGCCGCCGAGGCCGCGCAGCTCGCCCCGCTCTGGCCCGAAAACGCCCGCACGCTGCGCGAGATCATGGCGAGCGAAGACGCCCGCGAGGGGGCGCGCGCCTTTCTTGAGCGGCGCGCGCCGGTCTGGCAGGGCCGCTGA
- a CDS encoding alanine/glycine:cation symporter family protein produces MELLLTFFNWLNGIVWGVPMIVLILGTGLYLQLRLGFMPLRKLVYGFKMIWRSRTPGSAAEGEITPYAALMTALSATIGTGNIAGVATAIAVGGPGALFWMWVTAFVGMATKYAEVVVAVKYREVDDRGEHIGGPMFAIKNGLGRNWRWLATAFAFFGGLAGFGIGNMVQANGIASAIENSFGVQTWITGAVLTVLTGLVVLGGIKRIGAVAEKIVPFMAIVYLISVLFVLAIFAGNIPAAIVTIVSDAFTGSAAAGGFLGASMILAMQKGVARGIFSNEAGLGTAGIAQASGSTSDPVFSGVIGMMGTFIDTIIICTLTGLAIMVTGVWTGGETGAPLSSQAFEAAIPGAGKYILTICLALFAFTTILGWAYYAEKCWQFLLGTVSEKPFRLLWTVSIFFGATLSLDFAWLVADTLNALMAIPNLISLLLLSPVIVKLTRAHFAAEAAGRG; encoded by the coding sequence TTGGAACTGCTACTGACTTTCTTCAATTGGCTCAACGGTATCGTCTGGGGCGTGCCGATGATCGTGCTGATCCTCGGCACCGGCCTTTATCTTCAGCTCCGCCTCGGCTTCATGCCGCTGCGCAAGCTCGTTTATGGCTTCAAGATGATCTGGAGGAGCCGCACGCCCGGCTCCGCGGCGGAGGGGGAGATCACCCCCTATGCGGCGCTGATGACCGCGCTCTCGGCGACGATCGGCACCGGCAATATCGCCGGCGTCGCCACCGCGATCGCGGTCGGCGGGCCCGGCGCGCTGTTCTGGATGTGGGTCACCGCCTTCGTCGGCATGGCCACGAAATACGCCGAGGTGGTGGTCGCGGTGAAGTATCGCGAGGTCGATGACAGGGGCGAGCATATCGGCGGCCCGATGTTTGCGATCAAGAACGGGCTGGGGCGGAACTGGCGCTGGCTCGCCACCGCTTTTGCCTTTTTCGGCGGGCTGGCGGGCTTTGGCATCGGCAACATGGTGCAGGCCAATGGCATCGCGAGCGCGATCGAGAATTCCTTCGGCGTGCAGACCTGGATCACCGGCGCGGTGCTGACCGTGCTCACCGGCCTCGTCGTGCTTGGCGGGATCAAGCGAATCGGCGCGGTGGCGGAGAAGATCGTGCCGTTCATGGCGATCGTCTATCTGATCAGCGTGCTCTTCGTGCTCGCGATCTTTGCCGGCAATATCCCCGCGGCGATCGTGACCATCGTTTCGGACGCCTTCACCGGCTCGGCGGCGGCGGGCGGTTTCCTCGGTGCCTCGATGATCCTCGCGATGCAAAAGGGTGTGGCGCGCGGCATCTTCTCGAACGAGGCGGGGCTTGGCACCGCCGGGATCGCGCAGGCCTCGGGCTCGACCTCCGACCCGGTGTTCTCGGGCGTGATCGGCATGATGGGGACCTTCATCGACACGATCATCATCTGCACGCTGACGGGGCTTGCGATCATGGTCACCGGCGTCTGGACGGGCGGCGAGACCGGCGCGCCGCTCTCCTCGCAGGCCTTCGAGGCGGCGATCCCGGGGGCGGGCAAATACATCCTGACGATCTGTCTGGCGCTCTTTGCCTTCACGACGATCCTCGGCTGGGCCTATTACGCGGAGAAATGCTGGCAGTTCCTGCTCGGCACGGTGAGCGAAAAGCCGTTCCGGCTGTTGTGGACGGTGTCGATCTTCTTCGGCGCGACGCTGAGCCTCGATTTCGCCTGGCTGGTGGCCGATACGCTCAATGCGCTGATGGCGATCCCGAACCTGATCTCGCTGCTCCTGCTCTCGCCGGTGATCGTCAAGCTGACGCGGGCGCATTTCGCCGCCGAGGCGGCCGGCCGGGGCTGA
- a CDS encoding sulfate/molybdate ABC transporter ATP-binding protein, whose amino-acid sequence MQIEIDEIAKDFGATTALHPVSLSIPSGALVALLGPSGSGKTTLLRILGGLEIPSSGRVLFDGEDATGMTVQERRAGFVFQSYALFRHMTVAQNIGYGLAARPRARRPSKAEIARRVGHLLALIQLPDIGARYPGQLSGGQRQRVALARALAIEPRMLLLDEPFGALDAKVRRELRQGLRDIHDETGLTSVFVTHDQEEAMALADLVVVMSMGRIEQIGRPQDLRARPASAFVRAFLTV is encoded by the coding sequence ATGCAGATCGAAATTGATGAAATCGCCAAGGATTTCGGCGCGACGACGGCGCTGCATCCGGTGTCGCTGTCAATCCCCTCGGGGGCGCTGGTGGCGCTGCTCGGGCCCTCCGGGTCGGGCAAGACGACGCTGTTGCGGATCCTCGGCGGGCTCGAGATCCCGAGCTCGGGGCGGGTGCTCTTCGACGGCGAGGATGCCACGGGGATGACCGTGCAGGAGCGCCGTGCGGGGTTTGTCTTTCAGAGCTATGCGCTCTTTCGGCATATGACGGTGGCGCAGAACATCGGTTACGGGCTCGCCGCGCGGCCGCGGGCCCGGCGCCCGTCGAAGGCCGAGATCGCGCGGCGGGTGGGGCATCTGCTCGCGCTGATCCAGCTGCCCGACATCGGCGCGCGCTACCCCGGCCAGCTTTCCGGCGGGCAGCGTCAGCGGGTGGCGCTGGCGCGGGCGCTGGCGATCGAGCCGCGGATGCTGCTGCTGGACGAGCCCTTCGGCGCGCTCGATGCGAAGGTGCGCCGCGAGCTGCGTCAGGGGCTGCGCGATATCCATGACGAGACCGGGCTGACCTCGGTTTTCGTGACCCATGATCAGGAAGAGGCGATGGCGCTCGCTGATCTGGTGGTGGTGATGTCGATGGGCCGGATCGAGCAGATCGGCCGCCCGCAAGACCTGCGCGCCCGCCCGGCGAGCGCTTTCGTGCGCGCGTTCCTCACCGTCTGA
- the cysW gene encoding sulfate ABC transporter permease subunit CysW gives MSERLRVTTEAPALRRGVIGAAGGILALLVLAPLVMVFAQALAKGPGAALASLAAPEARAAIRLTLLVAAITVPLGAVFGLAAAWWLTRFEFRGKALLISLIDLPFSVSPVVAGLALVLLFGANSSLGGWLVGQGVPVIFALPGVVLATLFVTFPFIARALIPVMVEQGRAEEEAALTLGAGGWRVFFTVTLPKIRGALLAGVLLANARAMGEFGAVAVVSGKIRGQTATVPITIEMLYNEYLTVAAFALAAVLTALALLTLLAKTLLDRAGHGAGLSGH, from the coding sequence ATGTCTGAGAGGTTGCGCGTCACGACCGAAGCGCCGGCGCTGCGCCGGGGGGTGATCGGTGCGGCGGGGGGGATCTTGGCGCTTCTGGTGCTGGCGCCGCTCGTGATGGTCTTTGCGCAGGCGCTGGCGAAGGGGCCGGGGGCGGCGCTCGCGAGCCTCGCCGCCCCGGAGGCGCGGGCCGCGATCCGGCTCACGCTCCTTGTCGCGGCGATCACGGTGCCGCTTGGCGCGGTCTTCGGGCTGGCGGCGGCGTGGTGGCTCACCCGCTTCGAGTTTCGCGGCAAGGCGCTCCTGATCTCGCTGATCGATCTGCCGTTTTCGGTCTCGCCGGTGGTGGCGGGGCTCGCGCTCGTGCTGCTCTTTGGCGCGAATTCGAGCCTCGGCGGCTGGCTCGTCGGGCAGGGGGTGCCGGTGATCTTCGCGCTGCCGGGGGTGGTGCTTGCGACGCTTTTCGTGACCTTCCCCTTCATCGCGCGCGCGCTCATCCCGGTGATGGTCGAGCAGGGCCGCGCCGAGGAGGAGGCGGCGCTGACGCTCGGCGCGGGGGGCTGGCGGGTGTTTTTCACCGTGACGCTGCCCAAAATCCGCGGGGCCTTGCTCGCGGGGGTGTTGCTCGCCAATGCCCGCGCGATGGGCGAGTTCGGCGCCGTCGCGGTCGTCTCGGGCAAGATCCGCGGCCAGACCGCCACCGTGCCGATCACCATCGAGATGCTCTACAACGAATATCTGACGGTCGCGGCTTTCGCGCTCGCCGCGGTGCTGACCGCGCTCGCCTTGCTCACCTTGCTTGCCAAAACCCTGCTCGACCGCGCCGGCCATGGCGCGGGCCTGAGCGGCCATTGA
- the cysT gene encoding sulfate ABC transporter permease subunit CysT, which yields MARSFIQPSPMPGLGLSAGITLAMLALVVLAPIGALLVQGASLGAEGLWAEVNRPRVWAALGLSFRLAALAAAVNLGLGLVLAWALERYDFPGRRLLDAAVDLPFALPTAVAGIALTALSAPSGAFGALAARLGGRIAYTEAGIFLALLFVGLPFVTRTVQPVVAEIDRELEEASATLGAGRLTTLRRVIWPMLMPAALTGFALALARGVGEYGSVIFIAGNLPMQTEIAPLLIVIKLEEFDDAGAAAIGVAMLAISFVMLLAINLLQVWSRRRMGDV from the coding sequence ATGGCACGGTCATTCATCCAGCCCTCGCCGATGCCGGGGCTTGGGCTGAGCGCGGGGATCACGCTTGCGATGCTCGCGCTCGTGGTGCTGGCGCCGATCGGGGCGCTCTTGGTGCAGGGTGCGAGCCTTGGGGCCGAGGGGCTCTGGGCGGAGGTGAACCGGCCGCGGGTCTGGGCGGCGCTGGGGCTCTCGTTCCGGCTCGCGGCGCTCGCGGCGGCGGTCAATCTCGGGCTCGGGCTGGTGCTCGCCTGGGCGCTCGAGCGCTATGATTTCCCCGGGCGGCGGCTGCTCGATGCGGCGGTCGATCTGCCCTTCGCGCTGCCCACCGCGGTGGCGGGGATCGCGCTCACCGCGCTTTCCGCGCCGAGCGGGGCGTTTGGCGCGCTCGCGGCGCGGCTTGGCGGGCGCATCGCCTATACCGAGGCGGGGATTTTCCTCGCGCTGCTGTTTGTCGGGCTGCCGTTCGTGACGCGCACGGTGCAGCCGGTGGTGGCCGAGATCGACCGCGAGCTGGAGGAGGCCTCGGCCACGCTCGGCGCGGGGCGGCTCACCACGCTGCGCCGGGTGATCTGGCCGATGCTGATGCCCGCCGCGCTCACCGGCTTTGCGCTCGCGCTGGCGCGGGGGGTGGGGGAATATGGCTCGGTGATCTTCATCGCCGGCAATCTCCCGATGCAGACCGAGATCGCGCCGCTGCTGATCGTGATCAAGCTCGAGGAATTCGATGACGCGGGGGCGGCGGCGATCGGGGTGGCGATGCTCGCGATCAGTTTCGTGATGCTGCTCGCGATCAATCTGCTGCAGGTCTGGAGCCGGCGGAGGATGGGCGATGTCTGA
- a CDS encoding sulfate ABC transporter substrate-binding protein: MITTITLSRHVSAQGPIIARHADGRVTIADGLRRITGWPIARLLRASALLVALGLAGFAPQGARAETLLNVSYDPTRELYREVNAAFSDWWVAQGHEAPEIETSHGGSGAQARAVVEGLGAQVVTLALASDIDKIAAAGKLPADWQGRLPHNSAPYTSTIVFLVREGNPKGITDWGDLIKDGVEVITPNPKTSGGARWAYLAAWAWAEKAGRDPRAFEAELFAHVPVLDTGARGATTTFAQRGIGDVLLAWENEAHLALAELGADRFDIVVPSVSVRAEPPVALVEANLARPEQRELAEAYLNFLYTPEAQAIAFKHYYRAWDASAAAAEDVARLPALDLVDISHFGGWAQAQPEHFGAGGVFDQISTAK, translated from the coding sequence ATGATCACGACGATTACCCTCAGCCGCCATGTCAGCGCCCAAGGCCCGATCATCGCGCGCCATGCCGATGGCCGTGTGACCATCGCCGATGGTCTGCGGCGGATCACCGGCTGGCCGATCGCCCGGCTGTTGCGCGCGTCGGCGCTTCTCGTCGCGCTCGGGCTTGCGGGCTTTGCGCCGCAGGGCGCGCGGGCGGAAACGCTGCTCAATGTCAGCTACGACCCGACGCGCGAGCTCTACCGCGAGGTGAATGCGGCGTTTTCCGATTGGTGGGTCGCGCAGGGCCATGAGGCGCCCGAGATCGAGACCTCGCATGGCGGCTCGGGGGCGCAGGCGCGCGCGGTTGTCGAGGGGCTCGGGGCGCAGGTGGTGACGCTGGCGCTCGCCTCCGACATCGACAAGATCGCGGCGGCGGGCAAGCTGCCGGCGGATTGGCAGGGCCGGCTGCCGCATAACTCGGCGCCCTATACCTCGACGATCGTGTTTCTGGTGCGCGAGGGCAATCCGAAGGGGATCACCGATTGGGGCGATCTGATCAAGGACGGCGTCGAGGTGATCACCCCCAACCCGAAGACCTCGGGCGGGGCGCGCTGGGCGTATCTCGCGGCCTGGGCCTGGGCGGAGAAGGCCGGCCGCGACCCGCGCGCCTTCGAGGCGGAGCTCTTCGCCCATGTGCCGGTGCTCGATACCGGCGCGCGTGGCGCGACGACGACCTTTGCGCAGCGCGGGATCGGCGATGTCTTGCTGGCCTGGGAGAATGAGGCGCATCTGGCGCTTGCCGAGCTTGGCGCGGACCGGTTCGACATCGTGGTGCCCTCGGTTTCGGTGCGGGCCGAGCCGCCGGTGGCGCTGGTCGAGGCCAATCTCGCGCGCCCCGAACAGCGGGAGCTGGCCGAGGCCTATCTGAACTTCCTCTATACGCCCGAGGCGCAAGCGATTGCGTTCAAACATTATTATCGCGCCTGGGATGCTTCGGCCGCGGCGGCGGAGGATGTCGCGCGGCTGCCGGCGCTCGATCTGGTCGATATCTCGCACTTCGGCGGCTGGGCGCAGGCGCAGCCCGAGCATTTCGGCGCGGGCGGGGTTTTCGATCAGATCTCGACGGCGAAGTGA
- a CDS encoding RrF2 family transcriptional regulator translates to MITQKMKYALKALLVLADEAGAEAPAPLTIEEIATRSGTPKRFLEHILLDLRKQGVVASIRGRSGGYSLLKAPREISISELLRRIDGPIAPLPCLSRSAYQRCEDCTDEASCRIRKVFAEVFWSYLVLIDSLTLEDMLRAGTGRDLLEV, encoded by the coding sequence ATGATCACGCAGAAGATGAAATATGCGCTCAAGGCGCTTCTGGTTCTGGCCGATGAGGCCGGGGCCGAGGCGCCCGCGCCGCTGACGATCGAGGAGATCGCGACGCGCTCGGGCACGCCGAAGCGGTTTCTCGAGCATATCCTGCTCGATCTGCGCAAGCAGGGCGTGGTCGCCTCGATCCGCGGGCGCTCGGGCGGCTACAGCCTGCTCAAGGCGCCGCGCGAGATCTCGATCTCGGAGCTCCTGCGCCGGATCGACGGGCCGATCGCGCCGCTGCCGTGCCTGTCGCGCAGCGCCTATCAACGCTGCGAGGATTGCACCGACGAGGCGAGCTGCCGGATCCGCAAGGTCTTTGCCGAGGTGTTCTGGTCCTATCTGGTGCTGATCGATTCGCTCACGCTCGAGGATATGCTGCGGGCGGGCACCGGGCGGGATCTGCTCGAGGTCTGA